Sequence from the Candidatus Thermoplasmatota archaeon genome:
GTCGCAGGCCGCTGCGATTCGTGAGCGCTTTTCACAAGTTCACGTCATTGAATCTTCCGAAAACCTTGGGTTCGCCGGCGGATGCAATCTCGCAATTGAGGTAGCCTTGGAGCACAATTATGATTATATTTTTCTCTTGAATAACGATGCGTATCCGTCCGATTCCGGATTGTTAAGGCAACTCCTATGCGTCATGCAACGTCATGGGGCTGCTGTAGTGGGTCCAAAGGTCACCTTTGAATCGCCTCCTTCTATTGTTTGGTTTGCAGGGGGTCGAGTATATCGGCGTACGGGCCGAACGAAACACATCGGCTTCAACAAACCAGCGGATCGGTTTACCGGGGTTGTCGAAACCGATTACATCACTGGGTGTGCCTTATTGGCGCACGCGTCCGTTTTTCGTGAAGTGGGGCTTCTCGATGAATCGTATTTCTTATACTATGAGGAAACCGATTGGTGTCTAAAGGCCCGAAAGCGAGGCTATAAGCTGCTTGTGGATCTCGACTCCGTTGTAGTCCATCGGGTGTCACAATCAATGCATCGTGCCCGTGGAATACATAAATATTATTTAATAAGAAATCGCCTTGAATTTGCGAGACGGTGGTCGGGGGGCTGGTTTTGGCCAGTCGCCGTTCCTTCGGTCGTGGTGCTGGCCCTTCTCAGTATTGCCTACACTACGCTACGTGGTCATACTGAAGCGCGGGGGCATGTCCTGAATGCGCTTCGTGATTTCGCTCGGGGGCGCCTGAGTAAGTCAGTAGGTATAGCGGGTGATGCTGAAGCGCGGGGCATGTCCTGAATGCGCTTCGTGTCAATGGTCTGATCTCTCTGATTCGAAGTAGATTGAGGCTATTGAATCAGAGTAGCGGCGCCAATCGTACCTGCTCTCGACGAGTTTACGCGCGTTCTTTGCGAGTTTCATGCTCAAGTTTTCGTCGGTGAGGATTCTGGACAGGGCTTCAATCAGCTCTTTAGGCGTTTCGGCGCGAAGGAAGTGGATGTCGTCTCGAGCCTCGATCCCTTGGCATGCCTTGGCGGTTGCGACCACTGGCACGCCAGACGCAAAGAACTCCAAAATCTTTAGTCGTGTTCCACTGCCATGCCGCAGTGGAATGATGGCCGCGCGACCGTTCGGTAGAAACTCGGCAGGCTTCGCCACCTTGCCAACGAACGAGACATTACTGGATACCACCCGTGGACGGCGACTCGATTCCCCTATAATTGCAAAGTTCACACTTGGAAAATGAGGGGCAATTGTTTCACAGATCTCTTTAACGGCGAAAAAATTTGGTGGATACCGAGTGGTGCCGAGGAACATGACTGGTCGAATCTTGGATGAAAACGGCATCTCGAGTGGGGCGTATTCCCTTGTGTCTACGCAATTTGGAATTACGCTACTCTTGATGCTTAGACTCGGTTCTATTGATGCAGCTCGGTCACGGTCCTCACTGGAACAGAAGATCACGTGCCTCGCGGCCTTCCATGCCTCTCGTTCGATAGATGCTTGGCGTTTCTTCGTGGCCAAGCTCCAGACTCGTTCCTTCATTCCAGATTGGGGAAACTGTGCGATATCCTGGTAGACGTTGTGTGCATTAAGGACAAAGCTTTTCACTCCTGCCCGACTCGTAGCCGTAAATAGAAAAGGGGATTCGAGGACGATCGCGTCAGTCTCGGGTTTCAGAATCGTTGGTGGCAGAGTGAGGCCGAAATCATCTGAGAAAAACATTTGCGCCAATTGGATTGCCCTTCGGGGTCCGCTTGTAGGCTTGCGGAGGTGCTTTATCAAGACGCCTTCCCACTGATACGTTCCTTCCTCCGGAGCGTATCCGACAACTAGGGTATTTCGCGTGCGGCTGGCTATCCTGGCCATTTGCAGTGTTCGAACTGCCGCTCCATGAGAAGGTGGATAGATAGTATCCGGAGCGATACAGACTAAGCGGCCCTGATTGTGCTCGAGAAAACTCATCGGATTGCCTTCATGAGGGTTTCGAGCGATTGTGGGTTCGAACTTCCTCGTAAAATTTCATGAGGTCTCCGACGACCCTTTCCTCGGCAAAGTGTAATCTGGCAGTCTTTAAACCTTCCTTTCCGAGTTGCATTCCCAAATCGGGTTCTCGCATTATGCTTGCGATGGCATGTGCAAACTCTACTGGCGTATTTGCGATACGGATATTGATTCCGTCTCGCGCTGCGAGGCCTTCCGCTGCAATGTCGGTAGCGACCACTGGTTTGCTTCGGGTCCAGTATTCAATGATCTTAGTTCGAAGGCCAGATCCCATCCATATCGGCGCAATACAAACGTGAGCGCGATCGATGAGGGGCCTGACATCCGGAACATCCGCGAAGACGCGGATTGTGTGGTGATCGGCGATTTCCTTTGGAATCCCTTTCCCAACGAGCATGATTTCGGCGGAAGGGACCAGGTTATGAAGTGCGGGTCTGAGTTCATTGACAATAAATTGGATCGCAGCCCTATTGGCTTCATGCGTATACGAGCCAAGGAATACCACTGAATGTTGTGACGTTGGAATGGCGCTATTTGGGGGGGAGAAGTCCTGAGGCCGCGCCAACAGCGGGAAGACGCGTACTGCTGGGGCTG
This genomic interval carries:
- a CDS encoding glycosyltransferase family 2 protein, which produces MSSSAPKPHREPQAGDIPSVATIIVNWNGLSDTIDCVNATLSLDYPRQGVFVVDNGSRPSQAAAIRERFSQVHVIESSENLGFAGGCNLAIEVALEHNYDYIFLLNNDAYPSDSGLLRQLLCVMQRHGAAVVGPKVTFESPPSIVWFAGGRVYRRTGRTKHIGFNKPADRFTGVVETDYITGCALLAHASVFREVGLLDESYFLYYEETDWCLKARKRGYKLLVDLDSVVVHRVSQSMHRARGIHKYYLIRNRLEFARRWSGGWFWPVAVPSVVVLALLSIAYTTLRGHTEARGHVLNALRDFARGRLSKSVGIAGDAEARGMS
- a CDS encoding glycosyltransferase family 4 protein, with amino-acid sequence MARIASRTRNTLVVGYAPEEGTYQWEGVLIKHLRKPTSGPRRAIQLAQMFFSDDFGLTLPPTILKPETDAIVLESPFLFTATSRAGVKSFVLNAHNVYQDIAQFPQSGMKERVWSLATKKRQASIEREAWKAARHVIFCSSEDRDRAASIEPSLSIKSSVIPNCVDTREYAPLEMPFSSKIRPVMFLGTTRYPPNFFAVKEICETIAPHFPSVNFAIIGESSRRPRVVSSNVSFVGKVAKPAEFLPNGRAAIIPLRHGSGTRLKILEFFASGVPVVATAKACQGIEARDDIHFLRAETPKELIEALSRILTDENLSMKLAKNARKLVESRYDWRRYSDSIASIYFESERSDH
- a CDS encoding glycosyltransferase family 4 protein, which codes for MISAHIAICEKHPPYPTDHGRAVRTVSLANGLAARGHKVTILTPSPIGGESSLSPGVMTRYVPHVPWPFRDLLIWARLVALKRNDAPDLIQIENSQLALLGLLTRTIGKPLIYEAHVVESEFSRGRERSSRKDKLIANLLDLGESVLIKIADRTIALSESDRNRLIARHKLAAPAVRVFPLLARPQDFSPPNSAIPTSQHSVVFLGSYTHEANRAAIQFIVNELRPALHNLVPSAEIMLVGKGIPKEIADHHTIRVFADVPDVRPLIDRAHVCIAPIWMGSGLRTKIIEYWTRSKPVVATDIAAEGLAARDGINIRIANTPVEFAHAIASIMREPDLGMQLGKEGLKTARLHFAEERVVGDLMKFYEEVRTHNRSKPS